The following DNA comes from Sporomusaceae bacterium.
AGGGCGGCCATGTGGCGGACGAGCTCGGGACTGATGAACGGCATGTCGCAGCCGAAGACGAAGATGCGTTTGGCCGGCCATTGTTTGAGAGCGGCGTGGATGCCGCCCAGCGGCCCCATGTCGCGGTAGAGGTCGCTTACCGCCGGCAGGCCGAGGTAGGCGTATTCCTTGGGGGTGTTGGTCACCAGCAGGGGCGGGAGGGAGAAGAGGGCGGCGACTTTTTCGGCGATGATGTCGATGAGCTTTTTGTCGCCGAGGGTGATGAAGGATTTGTTGCGGCCCATGCGGCTGCTTTTGCCGCCGGCCAGGATCACCGGGGCGATGCCCGCAAGTTCCTTGTGCATTCCTTTCGCCTGCCTTAGTTGACGTTATCCGGCGTTAACCAGCCGGCCCGTTCGAAAACGGCGAACATCGCCGGATGCAGGCCGCTTTCCCGCGCGGCGAGGTCGAGCTCCCAGGTTGTGAGGTAGTGGAGGGGGTAGGTGACGATGTCGGGGATGGTTTCGCGCATGTCGGCGACTTTGAGGTAGTGGCCGCATTCGTCGCAGGTTTCGATGAACCAGTCGGGCAGGTCGTCGGCGGACAGGACGGTGGCGCCCCGCTCGGCGACGTGGCCGCACAGCCCGCAGGCCGTCCGCAGGTAGATCCAGGCGGTGTGGCAATGGCTGCAGACAAGGTTCTTCTTGCCGGAGGCGGCGATGAGGCCCATGCCGGCGGGAGCGCCGCAGATGGGGCAGTAGGGTTCGAGCCAGTTGATGGTTTCTTCGTCGCCGGCGACGAGTGTTTCGCAGTAGGAGGCGAGGGCGGAATGGACTTCGGCGAGCACGAAGCCGGCTTCGTCGGGGGTGAGGGCGAGGTCGGCGGCCAGGGGAACGGTCTCGCCCCAGGAGACGGTGCGGGGGACGAGGCCCATGGCGCGACAGAAGGTTTTCGCGAGCGCGTCCAGGTCGCCTGCGCCTAAACGGATTTGCTCATAGGCGAATAACGGTTTTCCCTGGTCGATATTTTGCGGGAAAGCCGAGGTTTTCAGTTTTTGCAGCGCGTCCATCCGGGAGAACAACCCGAAGAGCTCGTCGCGGGCTTTGTTGTACTTCTCCCAGAAGGGGAGGTTGCCTGTGAGGAAGGGGTATTTGGCGCCGAAGTCTTTTAGCTGCATTATTTTCTCCTCATTTCTGACAGGGAAGAAGGCGGGAAGAGGGTAAGTCTTCCCGCCTGCCGTTTATTGGGACGATTTGGCTTTCATTTCCTTGTACCATTTTTCGTTGTGGCCCTTGGCGAATTCCTCGTCGATGTAACCGCTGCCCATCATGGTGTAGAATTCTTTGCTGGAGACGGGGTGGATGGCGGCGAGGTAGGCGTGGACGATGACGCCGCAGCCGAGGAAGATGCCGACGGCCGCATGGATGAGGATGGCCCAGCGCACGACCGCGGGGGGCATGCTGGCGTAGAAGAACATCGCCAGGCCGGTGGCGGCCAGGATGCAGGAGAGGCCGATGACCATCCAGCCGAGGGATTTCTGGCCGGCGTTGTACTTGTCCTGGGGCGGCGGGGTGCCTTTGATGAACGGCGCCAGGTAGCCGCCGGCGATCTTGAACCAGGCGATGTCGTCCTTGGTGATGTTGCCGATGACTTTGAGGAATTTGACGAACAGTTTGGGATAGAGGGCGATGTAGACGAGCGGGGCGATGAAGTACACCCAGCCGAGGTATTTGTGGACGGTGGCGGCGTTCTTGAGGCCGCCGAAGGGGAGGGCGAGGAAAGCGAGGTTTTTGTTGAAGACGGCCAGCCCGGAGAGGAGCAGGAGGACAAAGACGATCAGGTTGACCCAGTGGAAGATGCGGGTCGGTTTTTCGTGTTTCAAGATGTACCCTGGTTTCATCCTTTCATCTCCTCCTTCCCTTTGCTGTCGTCGCCGCCGTGGTGGTGATGGTCGTCCCTGGCCTGGCGGCGGGCCAGCAGGTAGTGGCCCGCGGCCGCGCCGACTGCGCCGGCGAGCATCAGGAGGCCCATCGGGTTGAAGAGGTCTTTCCAGACGAACAGCTCGAGCGGCATGGTCGGGTTGGCCGGCAGCCCGTAGCTGGCGGGCGGGTACTTGAGGACGGACATGACCCCGAGACCGCCGAGGACCTTTTCGCCGTAGAGGTTGGCGTCTTTGTGGCCGCGCGTCTTGAGCCAATCGACCCGCTTGTGGGCTTTGGCGACGAGGGCGTCGCGGTCGCCGAATTCGAGGGCGCCGGCGGGGCAGGTTTTGACGCAGGCCGGGGTGGAGGTTTTCTGCTTGTCGTCGCCGTGCTCGGTGCGGCTGAAGCACATGTCGCATTTGTTGACATGTTTGCCGATGGCCGGGACGGTGAAGGGGCAGGCGCTGTGGCAGTAGCCGCAGGCGATGCATTTGGCGGCGTCGACGGCGGTGATGCCTTTGTCGGTCTTGCTGAGCGCGCCGCTGGGGCAAACCTTGACGCAGGCCGGCTCGCCGCAGTGGTAGCACTGGACTTTAAGGATGTTGAGCTGGGGGATGGTGTCCTGCTCGAAGTTTTCGTAGAAGCGCATGATGGTGCGCGTGTCGGGGCTGAGGGAGGGGGGGTTCTGGTAGCTGCCGGTGAAGGTGGTGCGCGTCGCTTGTTCTTCGTTCCACTGCTTGCAGGCGATCTGGCAGCCGTGGCAGCCGACGCATTTGGAGCTGTCGAAGAGATACGCCAGTCTGGCCATTGCTACGCCCTCCTTACGTTGACCATGAAGGCCTTGTACTCTGGTATCCGTACGTTGGGATCACCGGCCTGGGGGGTGAGCATGTTGGCGCTGGTGACGGTGTTGGCCAGGCCGGAGGGGTCTTCGCCGAAGAAGCCGTAGTTCCAGGGGATGCCGACGACATGGCATTTCTTGCCGTCGATGACCATCGGCTGGAGGCGCGGGGTGACAAAGGCCTTGACCTTGATCTTGCCGCGGGCGGAGGAGACTTCGACGTATTCGCCGTTCTTGATGCCCTTGGCTTTGGCCAGCTCGGGGTCGATTTCCAGGAAGGTTTCGGGCATGGCTTCGGTGGTGGTGAGGAGCTTGCGGGTGATGTTGCCGGT
Coding sequences within:
- a CDS encoding formate dehydrogenase subunit gamma encodes the protein MKPGYILKHEKPTRIFHWVNLIVFVLLLLSGLAVFNKNLAFLALPFGGLKNAATVHKYLGWVYFIAPLVYIALYPKLFVKFLKVIGNITKDDIAWFKIAGGYLAPFIKGTPPPQDKYNAGQKSLGWMVIGLSCILAATGLAMFFYASMPPAVVRWAILIHAAVGIFLGCGVIVHAYLAAIHPVSSKEFYTMMGSGYIDEEFAKGHNEKWYKEMKAKSSQ
- a CDS encoding 4Fe-4S dicluster domain-containing protein → MARLAYLFDSSKCVGCHGCQIACKQWNEEQATRTTFTGSYQNPPSLSPDTRTIMRFYENFEQDTIPQLNILKVQCYHCGEPACVKVCPSGALSKTDKGITAVDAAKCIACGYCHSACPFTVPAIGKHVNKCDMCFSRTEHGDDKQKTSTPACVKTCPAGALEFGDRDALVAKAHKRVDWLKTRGHKDANLYGEKVLGGLGVMSVLKYPPASYGLPANPTMPLELFVWKDLFNPMGLLMLAGAVGAAAGHYLLARRQARDDHHHHGGDDSKGKEEMKG
- the fdhE gene encoding formate dehydrogenase accessory protein FdhE, which encodes MQLKDFGAKYPFLTGNLPFWEKYNKARDELFGLFSRMDALQKLKTSAFPQNIDQGKPLFAYEQIRLGAGDLDALAKTFCRAMGLVPRTVSWGETVPLAADLALTPDEAGFVLAEVHSALASYCETLVAGDEETINWLEPYCPICGAPAGMGLIAASGKKNLVCSHCHTAWIYLRTACGLCGHVAERGATVLSADDLPDWFIETCDECGHYLKVADMRETIPDIVTYPLHYLTTWELDLAARESGLHPAMFAVFERAGWLTPDNVN
- a CDS encoding molybdenum cofactor guanylyltransferase, with the translated sequence MHKELAGIAPVILAGGKSSRMGRNKSFITLGDKKLIDIIAEKVAALFSLPPLLVTNTPKEYAYLGLPAVSDLYRDMGPLGGIHAALKQWPAKRIFVFGCDMPFISPELVRHMAALAPGFDVVMPQFGERPEPLHTIYSAACLAPAEACLARGDRRVISFFPQVNVRYLQETEIRALLPDDTAFININTPEDLERAQELVK